The following proteins are encoded in a genomic region of Bufo bufo chromosome 11, aBufBuf1.1, whole genome shotgun sequence:
- the ARHGEF2 gene encoding rho guanine nucleotide exchange factor 2 isoform X3 — protein MSRIEPFSRARTDRSKEIALKNKDKEKMKEREKDAKDTRYTNGHLFTTITVSGTTMCFVCSKSITAKEALICPTCSVTIHNRCKDALPSCTKVKQKQQKLAFLKNSSALQNVSLRNKSTTLRERPNSAIYPSDSLRHSLLGSRRGRPSLSLSKSVSTTNIAGNLNDESPLGIRRILSQSTDSLNMRNRTLSVESLIDEGGADLICSQLMSDFATDEKEFEADSWSTAVDNNYLQQHKKDVMKRQDVIYELIQTEVHHVRTLKIMTNLFRKGMLEDLQMDPALAQKMFPCVDELSDIHIRFLIQLLERRKDSLASDSNKNFVINKLGDILINQFSGTNAEHMKKAYTEFCSQHHKAVKLYKELFSRDKKFQQLIRKLTRSQLLRRHGVPECILLVTQRITKYPVLIDRILQNSKGDEEEHQDLASSLTLVKDLLSSIDLEVYNNEKNLRLQEIYQKVDSKSTALVQGNYWFSKEELLRRKLVHEGSLLWKTVAGRFKDVIMLLMTDVLVLLQEKDQKFYFQTMDRSPIISLQNLIVRDIANQEKGMFLISAKPPEMYEVHAASREDRNTWMKLIAQSVKVCPKREDFPLIETEVEAKLRKLKEVIQQRDREVADILEEKVTLFTKVLQLQTGEDVPMGGNTRKLFRTESTDSYRGEKLITEAIKEVEALKDVIFSIGTEQLSLKMDHNHVSSTTSYTAYTETSSVNGSLDSNKDEDQKDRNGNQLQNKSPQEEALQRISSLYNLLHGLQVVVTQQDSLLSVQIQDGSEKKESLSRANSRDLTVAEPLSKSIDKPGTELTLLQRQHTLLQEELRRSRRQCEERAQEAGTLETRLRETEQARTKLERELEEAKRQLAQVHRERSNSGIEIVRVSRPSDPRRRSLPAGDALYQTFTPPQSNNDRRSTIADGPLPIITFQDDSDLKDDLSDLTELERLPETADTESSEEEGGGPPTSPSSAREFLRMQDIPEEAESIQDLRDAEIGSSES, from the exons CGTGCAGCGTTACGATACACAACCGCTGTAAGGACGCCCTCCCCAGCTGCACGAAGGTGAAGCAGAAG caacagAAATTGGCTTTCCTGAAGAACAGTTCGGCTCTACAGAACGTGTCCTTAAGGAATAAAT CCACTACATTAAGGGAGAGACCCAACTCTGCCATCTACCCATCTGACAGCCTCCGACACTCCCTGCTAGGCTCACGCCGGGGGCGGCCATCTTTATCTCTATCCAAAAGTGTCTCCACGACCAACATTGCAGG GAATCTGAACGATGAGAGCCCCCTGGGAATACGCAGGATACTGTCGCAGTCCACAGACTCCCTGAACATGAGGAACAGAACGCTGTCTGTGGAGTCTCTGATTGATGAAGGAG GAGCCGATCTTATCTGCAGTCAGCTGATGAGCGATTTTGCAACAGATGAGAAAGAGTTTGAGGCAGATTCGTGGAGCACAGCGGTGGACAATAATTATCTGCAGCAGCACAAGAAGGACGTGATGAAAAGGCAGGATGTTATATATG AACTTATCCAGACCGAGGTCCACCATGTCCGCACATTGAAGATTATGACCAACTTGTTCCGAAAAGGGATGCTGGAGGACCTGCAGATGGATCCAGCGCTGGCGCAGAAGATGTTTCCGTGTGTGGATGAGCTGAGTGACATTCATATCCGCTTCCTCATTCAACTCCTTGAGAGGCGTAAGGACTCGCTGGCGTCTGACAGCAACAAGAACTTCGTCATCAACAAGCTGGGTGACATCCTCATAAATCAG TTTTCAGGGACCAACGCAGAACATATGAAGAAGGCTTACACGgaattctgcagccagcaccacAAGGCTGTGAAACTCTACAAGGAATTGTTCTCCAGAGATAAGAAATTCCAGCAGCTGATACGA AAACTGACTCGTTCCCAGCTGCTTCGGAGACATGGAGTACCAGAGTGTATTCTTCTCGTCACCCAGAGAATCACCAAGTACCCCGTCCTCATCGATCGCATACTGCAGAATTCTAAAG GTGATGAGGAAGAGCATCAAGACTTGGCTTCCTCCCTGACGCTCGTGAAAGACCTTCTTTCTTCCATCGACCTGGAGGTCTACAATAACGAAAAAAATCTGCGTCTGCAAGAGATCTACCAGAAAGTGGACAGCAAATCCACAGCCTTGGTTCAAGGAAATTACTGGTTTAGCAAGGAAGAGCTCCTGAGACGAAAGTTGGTTCACGAAGGTTCCTTGCTGTGGAAGACGGTTGCCGGACGTTtcaaag ATGTTATTATGCTGCTAATGACTGATGTCCTCGTTCTACTCCAAGAGAAGGACCAAAAATTCTACTTTCAAACCATG GACAGATCACCCATTATTTCCTTACAAAACCTCATTGTACGTGACATTGCCAACCAGGAGAAAGGAATGTTCTTGATAAGTGCCAAGCCTCCTGAGATGTATGAGGTTCATGCTGCTTCACGAGAAGATCGGAACACATGGATGAAACTCATTGCACAATCGGTGAAAGT ATGTCCCAAGCGTGAGGATTTCCCATTGATTGAGACCGAAGTAGAGGCCAAACTGAGAAAGCTGAAAG AGGTCATACAGCAGAGGGACAGAGAAGTAGCAGACATCCTTGAAGAAAAGGTGACCCTCTTCACTAAAGTGCTCCAGCTGCAGACAGGAGAAGATGTCCCCATGGGTGGTAATACTCGGAAACTCTTCAGGACTGAGTCAACAGACAGCTATCGAGGAGAGAAACTCATCACTGAAGCCATTAAAGAAG TGGAAGCGCTCAAGGATGTGATATTTTCAATTGGAACAGAGCAGCTGTCACTTAAAATGGACCACAACCATGTATCTTCAACCACTAGTTACACTGCAT ATACAGAAACCAGCAGTGTAAATGGATCCCTAGATTCTAACAAAGATGAAGATCAAAAG GATCGTAATGGGAACCAGCTGCAAAATAAAAGTCCACAGGAG GAGGCTCTGCAGAGGATTTCCAGCTTGTACAACTTATTGCATGGCCTACAG GTTGTGGTCACCCAGCAGGACAGCCTTTTGAGTGTCCAGATCCAAGACGGCAGTGAAAAGAAGGAAAGTCTGTCCCGTGCTAATTCCAGGGACCTGACGGTGGCCGAGCCCTTGTCCAAGAGCATTGATAAACCTGGGACGGAGCTGACCCTGCTTCAGCGGCAACACACTCTACTTCAGGAGGAGCTGCGGCGCAGCAGGAGGCAGTGTGAAGAGCGGGCTCAGGAAGCAGGGACTTTGGAAACTCGTTTGAGGGAGACTGAGCAGGCCAGGACCAAACTGGAACGAGAGCTGGAAGAAGCAAAGCGACAACTTGCCCAGGTGCATAGAGAAAGAAGCAATAGTGGAATTGAGATTGTCAGGGTTTCCAGACCAAGTGACCCCAGGAGACGTAGCCTGCCCGCTGGAGATGCCCTATACCAAACATTCacacctcctcag TCAAACAACGACCGACGCTCCACCATCGCAGATGGCCCACTACCCATTATCACATTTCAAGATGATTCAGACCTAAAAGATGACTTGAGTGACCTGACCGAGCTTGAAAGACTGCCAGAGACGGCAGACACCGAGTCCTCTGAAGAAGAGGGTGGTGGTCCGCCAACGTCTCCGTCAAGCGCACGAG AGTTTCTGAGAATGCAGGACATTCCAGAGGAGGCAGAGAGCATTCAGGACCTTAGAGATGCAGAGATTGGCTCTTCAGAGAGTTGA